In Mongoliitalea daihaiensis, one DNA window encodes the following:
- the odhB gene encoding 2-oxoglutarate dehydrogenase complex dihydrolipoyllysine-residue succinyltransferase: MSLEMKVPAVGESITEVTIGQWFKQDGDQVAMDEVICELESDKATFELTAESAGVLRIKAQEGDTLEIGATICVIEASAAASTAVPAPAASAPSQSTGGGATGEVKEMIVPTVGESITEVTLASWLKADGDYVTLDEIIAEVDSDKATFELPAEATGILRHVAQEGDTLEIGGLICKIEVVEGGAPAVDAPVSSAAPAASAPAGQETYATGHASPAAAKIIAEKGLNPADITGTGKDGRITKEDAMAAEVKPKAAPASAPSPAPAKAAASAPPAPAASGDRNSRREKMTSLRKTVSRRLVAVKNETAMLTTFNEVNMAPIMEIRKKYKDQFKEKHGVNLGFMSFFTKAVCVALQEWPAVNAMIDGNEIIYNDFCDVSIAVSAPKGLVVPVIRNAEQMSFEQIEKEVVRLATKARDNKLSIEEMTGGTFTITNGGVFGSMMSTPIINAPQSAILGMHNIVERPVVENGQIVIRPMMYVALSYDHRIIDGRESVSFLVRVKQLLEDPTRLLFGV, from the coding sequence ATGAGCCTAGAAATGAAAGTCCCTGCGGTTGGGGAATCCATTACAGAAGTAACCATTGGACAATGGTTTAAGCAAGATGGCGACCAAGTTGCCATGGATGAGGTCATCTGCGAACTGGAATCTGATAAAGCAACGTTTGAACTGACAGCAGAATCGGCTGGTGTTTTGAGGATCAAAGCACAAGAAGGGGATACCTTGGAAATCGGAGCCACTATCTGTGTGATTGAAGCAAGTGCTGCTGCATCCACAGCTGTTCCTGCTCCAGCTGCAAGTGCTCCTAGCCAATCCACGGGTGGAGGTGCTACTGGAGAAGTTAAAGAAATGATTGTACCTACGGTTGGTGAATCTATCACGGAAGTGACGCTAGCCTCTTGGTTGAAAGCGGATGGAGACTATGTGACATTAGATGAAATCATCGCAGAGGTAGATTCTGATAAAGCAACATTTGAATTGCCTGCCGAAGCTACAGGTATTTTGCGCCACGTAGCACAAGAAGGTGATACCTTAGAAATTGGTGGCTTAATCTGCAAGATTGAAGTAGTAGAAGGTGGTGCTCCTGCGGTGGATGCGCCTGTTTCATCTGCTGCTCCTGCAGCATCTGCTCCAGCTGGTCAAGAAACCTATGCGACAGGTCACGCTTCTCCTGCGGCAGCTAAAATCATTGCTGAGAAAGGATTGAATCCAGCTGATATCACTGGTACAGGTAAAGATGGTCGAATTACCAAAGAGGATGCGATGGCTGCCGAAGTGAAACCGAAAGCTGCACCTGCATCTGCTCCAAGTCCTGCACCTGCCAAAGCAGCAGCTTCAGCTCCGCCTGCTCCAGCTGCAAGTGGGGATAGAAACTCTCGTAGGGAGAAAATGACGTCCTTGAGAAAAACTGTTTCCAGAAGATTGGTTGCTGTGAAAAACGAAACAGCCATGTTGACAACTTTCAACGAAGTCAATATGGCCCCAATCATGGAAATTCGTAAGAAATACAAAGATCAGTTTAAGGAGAAGCATGGTGTAAACCTTGGTTTTATGTCCTTCTTTACTAAAGCAGTTTGTGTGGCGCTACAAGAGTGGCCGGCAGTAAACGCTATGATCGATGGAAATGAGATTATTTACAATGACTTTTGTGATGTTTCTATAGCAGTATCTGCGCCCAAGGGCTTGGTGGTACCTGTGATTAGAAATGCTGAGCAAATGAGCTTTGAGCAAATCGAGAAAGAAGTGGTACGTCTAGCTACCAAAGCAAGAGATAATAAGTTGTCCATTGAAGAGATGACAGGAGGTACCTTTACCATCACCAATGGGGGTGTTTTCGGTTCCATGATGTCTACTCCGATTATCAACGCTCCTCAATCTGCAATTCTTGGAATGCATAATATCGTGGAAAGACCCGTGGTAGAAAATGGACAGATCGTCATTAGACCGATGATGTATGTGGCCCTTTCCTACGATCACCGCATCATCGACGGTAGAGAATCCGTAAGTTTCTTGGTACGCGTTAAGCAACTCCTTGAAGATCCGACGAGATTGTTGTTTGGAGTCTGA
- the lpdA gene encoding dihydrolipoyl dehydrogenase → MYDLIVIGSGPGGYVAAIRGAQLGMKTAIIEKYNTLGGTCLNVGCIPSKALLDSSEHYHNAAHTFKTHGINLSNLEVDLGQMIARKDDVVKQNVDGIQFLMKKNKIDVHHGLGSFVDKNTVKVTKEDGSATEIQGKNIIIATGSKPSSLPFINLDKKRIITSTEALKMKEIPKHLIVIGGGVIGMELGSVYGRMGAKVSVVEYMDALIPSMDRTMGKELQKSLKKIGFDFYLKHKVTGVENTGEEVVVKAENSKGEIVEIKGDYVLVSIGRRPYTDGLNAEAAGVKLTDRGQVEVDDHLRTNVPTIYAIGDVVKGAMLAHKAEEEGVFVAEQIAGQKPHINYLLIPGVVYTWPEVASVGYTEEQLKEKGIKYKAGKFPFMASGRARASMDTDGLVKVLADATTDEILGVHMIGPRTADMIAEAVVAMEFRASAEDIARMSHAHPTYTEAFKEACLAATDNRALHI, encoded by the coding sequence ATGTACGATTTAATAGTCATTGGCTCGGGGCCAGGAGGATATGTGGCTGCCATCAGAGGTGCGCAGTTGGGTATGAAAACGGCCATTATTGAAAAATATAATACCTTAGGTGGCACATGCTTGAATGTAGGCTGTATCCCGTCTAAAGCTTTGTTGGATTCATCCGAGCACTACCACAATGCTGCTCATACTTTCAAAACACACGGCATCAACTTGAGCAATCTGGAAGTTGACTTAGGTCAAATGATTGCCCGCAAAGATGATGTGGTGAAGCAAAATGTGGATGGAATCCAGTTTTTGATGAAGAAAAACAAAATCGATGTGCACCATGGCTTGGGTTCTTTTGTGGACAAAAACACTGTTAAAGTGACCAAAGAGGATGGAAGTGCTACAGAGATTCAAGGAAAAAATATCATCATCGCTACCGGTTCTAAACCTTCTTCCCTACCATTTATCAACCTAGATAAAAAGCGAATCATCACTTCAACTGAAGCCTTGAAAATGAAGGAAATCCCTAAGCACCTGATTGTCATTGGTGGTGGGGTGATTGGGATGGAGTTGGGTTCTGTGTATGGTAGAATGGGGGCAAAGGTTTCTGTTGTGGAGTACATGGATGCGCTAATTCCTTCTATGGATAGAACCATGGGTAAGGAATTACAGAAGTCTTTGAAGAAAATTGGTTTTGATTTCTATTTGAAGCACAAAGTTACTGGTGTAGAAAATACGGGGGAAGAGGTAGTGGTGAAGGCTGAGAATTCCAAAGGTGAGATTGTTGAAATCAAAGGAGATTATGTATTGGTATCCATTGGTAGAAGACCTTATACGGATGGGTTGAACGCTGAAGCAGCGGGTGTGAAGTTGACTGATAGAGGACAGGTGGAAGTGGATGATCACTTGAGAACAAATGTTCCTACTATTTACGCTATTGGTGATGTGGTGAAAGGCGCTATGCTCGCACATAAAGCCGAGGAAGAAGGTGTTTTTGTTGCAGAGCAGATTGCGGGACAGAAGCCACATATCAACTATTTATTGATTCCTGGTGTGGTGTACACCTGGCCTGAGGTTGCTTCTGTTGGTTATACAGAGGAGCAATTGAAAGAGAAAGGCATCAAGTACAAAGCTGGTAAATTCCCGTTCATGGCTTCCGGAAGAGCAAGAGCTTCTATGGATACAGATGGCTTGGTGAAGGTTTTGGCAGATGCGACTACGGACGAAATCTTAGGCGTGCACATGATTGGTCCACGTACGGCAGATATGATTGCCGAGGCAGTTGTTGCTATGGAGTTTAGGGCATCAGCTGAGGATATTGCCAGAATGTCCCATGCGCATCCGACCTATACAGAGGCGTTTAAGGAAGCATGTCTGGCTGCGACGGATAATCGGGCCTTGCATATATAA